CTATGACCCTTCCTCCCTCCCTTTTCCACCCCTCCACATGGGGATTGGAAATTCCAGAAGAGACCTGCACCAGAGTTTCGAAACTCCTCACTGAAAAAGGTTGGGCCACAAACTTAAGTTTTTTTGGTGAGGGGGAAAAGAAGAAAGATGGGGGACAAAAAAGTGGTGGTCCTGGGCGGCGGTGGGGTGGTAGGGAGAACCGCCGTGAAGGACCTGGCCAAGAGCGGGACCTTCTCCGAGGTGGTGGTGGCCGACAAGGAGGTGGAAAAGGCCAGAAGATACCTGGAGGGAATCCCGCACCTCTCCTTCGTGAAAACGGACATCACGGAGCTTGCCACCCTCCGGGAGGTGATAAAGGAAGCGGATGTGGTGCTCAACACCGTGGGACCCTTCTACAAGTTCGGCCCCCTCCTCACCAGGGAAGCCATCCGAGCGGGGGTGAACTACGTGGATATCTGTGACGACTACGAAGCCACACTGGAGCAGCTGGAGATGGACGAAGAAGCCAGGAAGAAAGGGGTGACCGTCCTCACGGGGATGGGTTCTTCGCCCGGCGTGTCCAACGTGGTGGCCAAGTTCTGCTGCCAGCTCTTGGACCAGCCGGAGGAGATCCACATCTACCACATCCACGGGGGGGAGCCCGATGAAGGTCCCGCGGTGATCTACCACCGCATCCACTACATGGTGGGAAAGATTCCCATGCTCAGGGAAGGAAAAATGGTGTATTTCGGGTTCTTCAGCGAAGAAGGGGAGAAGGAAATAGAGGAAGTGGACTTTTACGATCCCATCGGGGTGGTGAAGGTTTATCCCTATCCCCATCCAGAAACCATCACCCTTCCCCGCCATATCCCAGGCCTAAAAAAGGTGACCAACAAGGGAGCCGTCCTCCCCCTGGAATATTACGAGCTGCTACGAAACGCCGTGAGGATGGGATTGGCCGAGGAAAAACCGTTGAAGGTGGGGGAAGCTTTGGTGGCCCCCATCGATTTCCTAGTTTCCTTCATCCTCTCCAAGAGGAAGGAATATGCAAGCAGGCTGCCCGAACCCGTGGGCTGTCTGAAGATAGTGGTGAGGGGGAAGAAGGAGGGGAAGAGGATGGAGTATAGGTTCGCCACGCCTTCGAGGGGGGCAGGGATGGGGGAAGGAACGGCCATCCCCGCCTCGGTGGGCACGCAGATGGTGGCCAGGGGAGAGATCGAGGAAAAGGGAGTTCTTCCCCCGGAGGCCTGCGTGGATCCCATGAGATTCTTCGAGGCGGTGAGGAGCAGGGAGGGAATGGGAGGGGTAAGGATCATCTTCGAGGGCGTTGACGAGGAAGGAAGAGTGACCAGCATACCCCTCTAACAAGCCTTTTTTCCCCCAAAGAGCACCTCTTTTGAATGTTCAAATGGAGGGAAAGGGAATACGAGGAACTGGAGGCCCAGCCCGAAGCCCTCCCTGAAGGGGTAGACCCGGAAGAATATGTCATTGCCACCTACTTCCTCTCCCTACCCTCTGCCCTGGATCCCTGGGAAGTGGCCAGGGCCCTAGCCATAGAACAGAGCACCGGCACCTGGGTACCCGTTCCCGGGGAAACCCCGGAGGTGAGGAAGAAGCATGTGGCGAAGGTAGTCGGAGTATACGAAACTCCCTTCCCGGAAGTGCTGGCCCCCACAGAGACCAAAGAAAGGAATTACATCGTGCAAATCGCCTTTCCACAGGTAAATTTTGGAAAGCAGATCCCCATGCTCCTTTCAACCGTGGCTGGAAACCTCATGTGCTGGGAGAAGATCAAGCTCCTCGACCTCCGTTTTCCCAAGAGCTTCGTGGAGGGTTTCAAGGGGCCCAAGTTCGGGATAGAGGGAATAAGGAAGCTTCTGGGGGTAAAGGAGAGGCCCCTGATCAACAACATGATCAAACCCTGCACGGGCTTCACCCCTGAGGTGGGCGCCAGGCTGGCCTACGAGGCCGCGGTGGGAGGGGTGGACATGATCAAGGATGATGAACTGCTGGGCAATCCCTCCTTCAACCCCATCGAAGAAAGGGTCCCGAAGTACATGGAGGCCCTGGAAAGGGCCGACAGGGAGAAGGGGGAGAAGACCCTCTATACCGTCAACATCACGGATGAAGCCTCCAAGGTGCTGGAGAACGCCGACAGGGCCCTGGAGCTCGGAGCCAACGCCCTTATGATCAATTACCTCACCGCCGGAATCTCCCTCCTCAGGGAGCTGGCCGAAGATCCCAGCATCAACGTCCCCATCCTGGCCCACATGGACTTTTCTGGTACCATGTACGTCTCCCCCTACTCGGGTCTCTCCTCCTCCCTCCTGCTCGGGAAACTCCCCAGGCTGGCGGGAGCCGACATAGTGGTCTATCCCGCCCCCTACGGGAAGGCCCCCTTCATGAAGGAGAGATACGTGAGGGTGGCCCATCACCTGACCTTCCCCTTCTACCACCTCCGTCCCACCTTTCCCATGCCGAGCGGTGGGATCACCCCCTCCATGGTTCCCGAAGTGGTGAGTGACCTGGGAAGGGATGTGGTGATAGGAACGGGGGGTGGGATCCACGCCCATCCGATGGGACCCAGGGCGGGAGCTAGGGCCTTCAGACTCGCGGTGGAAGCGGTGATGAAGGGGATAAGCCTGCAGGAGATGGCCAAAGAACATGAGGAACTCAGGATAGCCCTCCAGATGGGTTAGGGGATTCTTTGGGATACATCCTAGCACACGATCTCGGGACGGAACTGAACAAGGCCGCCTTGGTGGATGAGGAGGGGAGGATAACGGTCTACTGTACCCAAGAATACTCCGTTTCCTACCCCAGACCCGGATGGGCGGAGCAGGATCCGGAAGTCTGGTGGAAGGCCGTCAGGGAAACCACGAGGAGGGTTCTGGAGCTCGCCGGAATAAAACCTGAAGAAGTGGAGGCCCTGGTCTTCGACAGCATGATGTACACGCTGGTGGCGGTGGATGAGGAGGGCAGACCCCTAAGACCCGCCATCCTCTGGATGGACACTAGGGCCAAGGCCCAGGCCGAGGAGCTGATGGGAAGATTGGATCTGCTCGGCATGCTGGAGAGGGGTGTGATCCCCCCCACTTCCGCCAAAGACATCACACCTAAGATTCTTTGGATAAAGCAGGAGGAACCCGAGATCTTCGAAAGGGCCCGTTTCATAGACAGCAAGGACTACCTGGTACACAAGTGCGTGGGTGAGTTCTACACCGACTGGAGCTGTGCCAGCCTCTTCTGCCTTTTCAACTTCAGGGAGAAGGAATGGGAAAAGGAGCTGGTGGAGGAAATGGGCCTCTCGGTGGAGAGGCTCTCCAAACCGGTGAGGAGCACGGAGGTGGTGGGGAACCTCACGGAGAGGGCCTCCAGGGAGTTGGGATTGCCGAGGAAGGTGGAGGTGGTGTGCGGATCCGGGGATGCCACCGCCGTGGCGGTGGGGGCGGGAGGTCCCCATCTCTACATCGGCACCTCCGCCTGGATAGGGGCCCACGTGGAGGAGCCCCTCTTCGACCTCACGGGAGTGGGAAGCATCTGCTCCGCAGATCCCTCAAAGTTTTTCCTCATAGGGGAAATGGAGAATGCCGGGGCCTGTCTCAAGTGGTTCAGGGAAAACCTAGCCAAGGAGGAAAGGGAAAGGGCGGAAAGGGAGGGAAAGGGTCCCTACCAGCTCTTGGATGAGCTCGCAGCAAGGGTGGAGGCGGGATCCGAGAAGCTCCTCTTCCTTCCTTGGATGATGGGGGAGAGATGTCCCTTCACGCAATCCACCGCAAGGGGGGCCTTCCTCAACCTCACCTTCGGGCATACCAAAGGGCACCTGATAAGGGCGATCATGGAAGGAGTGGCCTACCACATGAGGTGGATCCTGGAGGTGGTGGAGGGGATGGGTCTCTCCCTTCCCTCCCTCAGGGCCTGCGGCGGGGGGGCCAAGAGTGAGGTCTGGCTCCAGATCTTCGCCGATGTGATGGGAAAGAGGGTGGAAAGGATTTCCTTCCCCCACCACGTGGGCTCCGTAGGGGCTGCCACGATAGCCAGGGTAGGACTGGGGAAGACGGATTTCCCCTCCGCCGAAAAATCCGTGAAGGTGGAAAGGGAGTTCCTCCCCTCCGAAGAAAAAAGGGAAATCTACGACAGGATGTACGAGGAGTTCAAAGGGATGCAGGGAAGACTCTCGGAAGTCTTCGAACGTCTCAACACCTAGATATCCACCACCGCCTGAACCACCACCCTATCCCCTTCTTTCCTTATCTCCATGAGGTGGTAGGTCATGGCCTTCACCGCCGTCCTTTCCTCGTGTTTGCTGGGATCGAATCTTTCCCCCCAGGCCCTTCCCCTCAACCTCCATCTTTCCCCTTCCTCCCTCACCTCCACCTCGAAACGCGAGAGGAGGAGACCCTCCGCATCCCTGAAATAGAGGAGCCTATCGAGCCAGTCGTAAAGGAGGGCCTGTTCGTCCTCGGCCTCCAGTTCCACCTCCACCTCCTCCCTGGGTTCCACCTTGCCCGTATCCGTCATGATCTCGAAGAGGGCAAGGGCAGCGTTTTCGAAGGCCTCTCCCAGGTCCTTTCCATAGGCCCTGAAGCCTATGTCCGAGGGATGCTCCACCCACTCGAACTTCATCCTTGCACTTCGGAAAGAGAAGGTAAAGGGTCATCGGTAGCTTTTTTCCTCCCATCCAGCCTCTCGTCCAGACTCCCTTCCAGAACCCTCGGGACACGGAGGGTAAGGCCCAGCAGCAAACCCGGGGCTAGCGCACAAGCAAATCCAGGAAATCACCAGAACCTTTCCTCTCACCACGATGTTTCCAAAACCGCCGTGCTCAGGAGGAGGTTTCACCGCTCCACCTTAAGCACCGAGTTCCACCATCTCCCACTTCTTCCCGAACCCAGCACCTTTACTGCAACTTCATGCCCCGAATTCTAAACCTTTCCTAAATACCCTGTAAGGTTAGCCCTTGAACCTCACGAACCTTTCCCTGATTCCCCTGGCCTTGGGGTGGTAGAGGTGGTCCAGGGCCGTTCCCTTCGCTTTTCCTATCCCCATCCATTCCACCAGCTCCCTGAACCTCCCGCCCGCCAATCCATCCGCCACGACCGCGTAGCCCTGCGCCGTTTCCTTGGTGAGCTTCGCCCCCTCCAGCCCACCCACTTCCTTCACCTCACCCAACCTGCGCTCCAGTTCCTCCCTGATCCTCCTTATCCTAGTGAGCCTCCCCGAAATCAGAAGCTCTCTGGGTTCCTTCACCGATACCCTCATAGAAGCCACGGCTTTCTCTATTCCTTCCATCATGGCCTCAAAGGCCAGCTCGAACCTTTCCCCCTTTCCCTCAACGAACCTCTCGGGGTCCATCTCCCCCGTGATGGTGGCCGCTCCCCCCACGAAAACATCTCCCCTTTCCCACTTTCCCACTATCTGCACCAGTTCCCCATCTAGGGAGGAAGCCGTGAGAAAACCTATTCCGGGAAAGGTAGTCCCCCCTATCCCGTCCACGATTCTTCCCCCCTCCACCCCTATTACCGCGTTGTAACCGAACCCCAGCTCTATCAGGATGAAGGAGACCTCCCGATAGGGAATGCCCAACCTAGAGGCCTGGCAGTGGACCCCCAGCACCGCCACCGCCATCTTGTCCGCCGTCCCCATGTCCAGCTTGTTGACCTTTCTGAACTCCGGAACCGTGGGTAGCTCGACTACGGAAGGTATGAAGACCACTGGAAGTCTCTCCTTCCTCATCCAAAGGCATGCTTCGGTCATGTTCTTGTAGAGGATCGCCCCGAAGAGCCCCTCCTCGATGGCCTTCAGAACCTCCTCCTTGCTGGTGAGGAGGATGTAGTTGTAGTACCACTGCTCGAACCTTTCTTCGGGGACCTCCTCTATCCTCGTCAGCTCCACCCCATATCCGGAGGGTCCGGCGATGAGGTCCACGGGAAGAGCTTCCTCAACCGCCTCCCTGAAGAGGCCGGGTCTCTTCACCAGCTCGGCGTTGTCCAGTGACCTCTCGTAAACCACCCTCCCGTCCTCCAGACCGCAGAGGTCCATGCTCTTGGTCCCCGGATCTATCCCCAGCACCCTCGCCATTGAACTCAAACTTTCTAGGTTCTCTCTAGTTTTATCCTATGCCCTCTCCTCACCCCTCCCTTCTTAAGGGTGTCAGGAGGAAACTCCAGCAGGACCTCGGAACCCTTGGGAGCCAAGCAGAACCTCCAGGGCTTCATCCCCCTCACCACCTTGATCGCCCTGCCATCCTTTAGGAAGAGGAGGTCCAAGGGAAAGCGTACCAGGCAGGTGTGGACGTGCAAGCTCCCTCCCTTGAAGAGGAGGGTGGCAGGTTCTTTCCTGAGTATCTGACCCCTCAGCCTCTTCCAGAAGCCCTCGACCACCTCCACCTTTTCCGCCAGCACATAACCCGTGTCCTCATCCACCACCCTCATTCGCTCATCCCCCAGCTTCCACACACAATCCTTAAGGAGTGGGGGGAGGGAAAAAAAAGGATGGAGGCCGAGATCGCCGCCAAGATCATAGAGGAGTTCTCCCGGGAACTCCTGAAGAACCTGAAGCTGGATGTCGCAGTGGTAGGTGCTGGACCTGCAGGTCTAACCGCGGCGAGGTATTTGGCCAAAGAGGGGAAGAAGGTGGCTGTCTTCGAGAAGAACCTCTGGGTGGGAGGAGGGATGTGGGGTGGGGGAATCCTCTTCCCCAAGCTGGTGGTGGAAAGGGAAGCCGCCGATCTGCTTCGGGAAGTAGGGGTGAAGCTCCAAGGTGAGGGCTCTCTGCTGACGGCCGATGCTGTGGAGGTGGTGGCCAAGTGTACCTCCTCCGCCCTCGACGCAGGTGCCAAGATCTTCGTGGGGATGGAGGTGGAGGACCTGATGGTGAAGAACTCCAGGGTCTGCGGGGTAGTCCTGAACTGGAGGGCCGTGAATCTGGCCAGGATGCACGTGGACCCCATAGGGGTGGAGGCCAAGGTGGTGATCGATGCCACGGGTCACGAGGCCTTCCTCGCGAGGGTGCTGGAGAGGAAGCTTCCAGGAGTGAGGTTCCCCACCCCCACCGGGAAGATCGTGGGGGAGGGACCCATGGACGCTGAAGTGGCCGAGAGGGAAATCGTGGAGAACACGAGGGAGATCTACCCTGGCCTGGTGGTGGCGGGGATGACGGCCGGGGCCGTGTTCGGCTCCCCGCGCATGGGCCCGGTGTTCGGGGGGATGCTGCTCTCCGGAAAGAAGGCAGCGGAACTCGCTCTAAAGCTGCTAACCTGAGAGGTGGGAAAGCCCCACGAACAAGCAAAACTAAAATATCGGCACAAACGACGCTAGCTGATGGTGGACAGACCCGGGAGCCCGTCTCATCCTCAAAGACAACTGGAGTGGTTGGTGGGACCTCGCTGAGAAAGATCCTGGTGCTTCTGGTTTTTGTCTGCCTCTCGCTCCTGGTGGCAACCACCTTCTTTCGCGGTGGGGAGAGGATGGAGGGGGCCCCTCCTTCGTTTGAGGAGAGGGAGAACGAGTTTTGGGGTTCCCACCCCGAGCTTGGTGAGGGTCGAGTAACCTACACCGTTGTGCCAGTAGAACTCGAATACATCGAAGAAATAGTGCCGATCGGAAAGATAGGCACCATCGGCCATCCCATCCCCACCTCGCACACCTATTGGGTACTTGCCAGGAAGGACTTGGGTTTCCCCGAAGACGGTTTCTCAAAGCCCGTCAGGGCACCCGCGGACGGTGTGATCACGAAAATCATCTTCACGTACTGGGCGGGCTTCCCGGATTACGGCATCTATCTCAGGCACACCAACACCTTCATGACGGCATTTTACCACCTCTCGGAGCTGAGCGAGGGAGTGCTGGCCAAAATAGGCTCACCCCTGAGGGAGGGTCGCGCAAACGAGGTATACGTTCCGGTGAAGGCGGGGGATATCATCGGGAAAACGTCTTCTGCCATGGGACAGAGCGCCTGCCTGGACATGGGTGCCTACGACAGAGAGGTGCTGAACTTCATCCACCCGGAAAAGTATCCCCTGCCACAGCAGCACGCCATTTCCCCCTTGGACCTCTTCTCGCCCTCCCTGCAGGAGAGGGTCTACGAAAAGGTCAAAAGGACAGCGGAACCGCGCGGCGGTGAATGCGACTACGATCTCAGGGGAAAGCT
The nucleotide sequence above comes from Candidatus Hadarchaeales archaeon. Encoded proteins:
- a CDS encoding saccharopine dehydrogenase NADP-binding domain-containing protein; protein product: MGDKKVVVLGGGGVVGRTAVKDLAKSGTFSEVVVADKEVEKARRYLEGIPHLSFVKTDITELATLREVIKEADVVLNTVGPFYKFGPLLTREAIRAGVNYVDICDDYEATLEQLEMDEEARKKGVTVLTGMGSSPGVSNVVAKFCCQLLDQPEEIHIYHIHGGEPDEGPAVIYHRIHYMVGKIPMLREGKMVYFGFFSEEGEKEIEEVDFYDPIGVVKVYPYPHPETITLPRHIPGLKKVTNKGAVLPLEYYELLRNAVRMGLAEEKPLKVGEALVAPIDFLVSFILSKRKEYASRLPEPVGCLKIVVRGKKEGKRMEYRFATPSRGAGMGEGTAIPASVGTQMVARGEIEEKGVLPPEACVDPMRFFEAVRSREGMGGVRIIFEGVDEEGRVTSIPL
- a CDS encoding RuBisCO large subunit C-terminal-like domain-containing protein, yielding MFKWREREYEELEAQPEALPEGVDPEEYVIATYFLSLPSALDPWEVARALAIEQSTGTWVPVPGETPEVRKKHVAKVVGVYETPFPEVLAPTETKERNYIVQIAFPQVNFGKQIPMLLSTVAGNLMCWEKIKLLDLRFPKSFVEGFKGPKFGIEGIRKLLGVKERPLINNMIKPCTGFTPEVGARLAYEAAVGGVDMIKDDELLGNPSFNPIEERVPKYMEALERADREKGEKTLYTVNITDEASKVLENADRALELGANALMINYLTAGISLLRELAEDPSINVPILAHMDFSGTMYVSPYSGLSSSLLLGKLPRLAGADIVVYPAPYGKAPFMKERYVRVAHHLTFPFYHLRPTFPMPSGGITPSMVPEVVSDLGRDVVIGTGGGIHAHPMGPRAGARAFRLAVEAVMKGISLQEMAKEHEELRIALQMG
- a CDS encoding FGGY-family carbohydrate kinase, which produces MGYILAHDLGTELNKAALVDEEGRITVYCTQEYSVSYPRPGWAEQDPEVWWKAVRETTRRVLELAGIKPEEVEALVFDSMMYTLVAVDEEGRPLRPAILWMDTRAKAQAEELMGRLDLLGMLERGVIPPTSAKDITPKILWIKQEEPEIFERARFIDSKDYLVHKCVGEFYTDWSCASLFCLFNFREKEWEKELVEEMGLSVERLSKPVRSTEVVGNLTERASRELGLPRKVEVVCGSGDATAVAVGAGGPHLYIGTSAWIGAHVEEPLFDLTGVGSICSADPSKFFLIGEMENAGACLKWFRENLAKEERERAEREGKGPYQLLDELAARVEAGSEKLLFLPWMMGERCPFTQSTARGAFLNLTFGHTKGHLIRAIMEGVAYHMRWILEVVEGMGLSLPSLRACGGGAKSEVWLQIFADVMGKRVERISFPHHVGSVGAATIARVGLGKTDFPSAEKSVKVEREFLPSEEKREIYDRMYEEFKGMQGRLSEVFERLNT
- a CDS encoding archease, with protein sequence MKFEWVEHPSDIGFRAYGKDLGEAFENAALALFEIMTDTGKVEPREEVEVELEAEDEQALLYDWLDRLLYFRDAEGLLLSRFEVEVREEGERWRLRGRAWGERFDPSKHEERTAVKAMTYHLMEIRKEGDRVVVQAVVDI
- a CDS encoding DUF1464 family protein; this translates as MARVLGIDPGTKSMDLCGLEDGRVVYERSLDNAELVKRPGLFREAVEEALPVDLIAGPSGYGVELTRIEEVPEERFEQWYYNYILLTSKEEVLKAIEEGLFGAILYKNMTEACLWMRKERLPVVFIPSVVELPTVPEFRKVNKLDMGTADKMAVAVLGVHCQASRLGIPYREVSFILIELGFGYNAVIGVEGGRIVDGIGGTTFPGIGFLTASSLDGELVQIVGKWERGDVFVGGAATITGEMDPERFVEGKGERFELAFEAMMEGIEKAVASMRVSVKEPRELLISGRLTRIRRIREELERRLGEVKEVGGLEGAKLTKETAQGYAVVADGLAGGRFRELVEWMGIGKAKGTALDHLYHPKARGIRERFVRFKG
- a CDS encoding DUF192 domain-containing protein; this encodes MWKLGDERMRVVDEDTGYVLAEKVEVVEGFWKRLRGQILRKEPATLLFKGGSLHVHTCLVRFPLDLLFLKDGRAIKVVRGMKPWRFCLAPKGSEVLLEFPPDTLKKGGVRRGHRIKLERT
- a CDS encoding sulfide-dependent adenosine diphosphate thiazole synthase gives rise to the protein MEAEIAAKIIEEFSRELLKNLKLDVAVVGAGPAGLTAARYLAKEGKKVAVFEKNLWVGGGMWGGGILFPKLVVEREAADLLREVGVKLQGEGSLLTADAVEVVAKCTSSALDAGAKIFVGMEVEDLMVKNSRVCGVVLNWRAVNLARMHVDPIGVEAKVVIDATGHEAFLARVLERKLPGVRFPTPTGKIVGEGPMDAEVAEREIVENTREIYPGLVVAGMTAGAVFGSPRMGPVFGGMLLSGKKAAELALKLLT
- a CDS encoding M23 family metallopeptidase; its protein translation is MLLVFVCLSLLVATTFFRGGERMEGAPPSFEERENEFWGSHPELGEGRVTYTVVPVELEYIEEIVPIGKIGTIGHPIPTSHTYWVLARKDLGFPEDGFSKPVRAPADGVITKIIFTYWAGFPDYGIYLRHTNTFMTAFYHLSELSEGVLAKIGSPLREGRANEVYVPVKAGDIIGKTSSAMGQSACLDMGAYDREVLNFIHPEKYPLPQQHAISPLDLFSPSLQERVYEKVKRTAEPRGGECDYDLRGKLSGNWFLEGTDGCTGENGYQNYLSFGYDVYDPRQLRISLGWKFLEAFGFPSWLPPLSRVEGNAPDFKNVGVNSGRIVYRLSPVREENLAPLPETTCTLLVEMMDEEKIRVEVFQGNVQNPSFTQRALIYTR